One genomic segment of Armatimonadota bacterium includes these proteins:
- a CDS encoding DUF1559 domain-containing protein, translating to MASGKKGFTLIELLVVIAIIIILAAILFPVFAKARERAMQTTCANNLKQLGVAAEMYQSDWDDVLVPWGAPFDWAGAHWPQLLDPYLKQIEGGRMTGTNLGKIYRCPSFEADEVASWSAERSYGMNVYCGGWYKPDGSDARVVPLSKVRYPAQTVRIAETCWPGGQKGTFFAATPNPPLNYIAPPGRHNGLNNVLWIDGHVSAMTNERYLFKDNNVDELGYVGNVWCRMSGPKPANN from the coding sequence ATGGCGAGTGGGAAGAAAGGCTTTACCCTCATCGAGTTGCTTGTGGTCATAGCAATTATTATCATTCTCGCGGCAATATTATTCCCTGTGTTCGCGAAAGCTCGAGAGAGGGCAATGCAGACAACTTGTGCCAACAACCTAAAGCAGCTCGGCGTAGCCGCCGAAATGTACCAGTCTGACTGGGATGACGTCCTCGTTCCATGGGGCGCACCTTTCGACTGGGCAGGAGCCCACTGGCCGCAACTACTTGACCCCTATCTAAAACAAATCGAAGGGGGTAGGATGACGGGCACGAACCTGGGAAAAATCTACAGATGCCCAAGCTTTGAGGCGGACGAAGTAGCCTCCTGGTCTGCGGAACGCTCATATGGCATGAACGTCTACTGCGGCGGCTGGTACAAACCCGATGGAAGCGATGCTCGAGTCGTACCATTAAGCAAGGTACGCTATCCCGCACAAACAGTGCGAATAGCCGAAACATGCTGGCCTGGCGGACAAAAAGGTACATTCTTCGCTGCCACACCAAATCCGCCTTTGAACTACATAGCACCACCAGGACGGCACAACGGCCTGAACAACGTGCTCTGGATTGACGGCCACGTAAGTGCAATGACAAATGAGCGTTATCTTTTTAAGGATAACAACGTTGATGAACTCGGCTACGTTGGAAATGTATGGTGCCGCATGTCTGGGCCAAAACCAGCTAATAATTAA
- a CDS encoding prepilin-type N-terminal cleavage/methylation domain-containing protein, translating to MKNRKKGFTLIELLVVIAIIAILAAILFPVFLSARAKARSSQCLSNLNQLAKAFQMYTSDYDERFPCTEIPRDRYNGDYTLVGADPAFLSRVWVSRIDPYVKSGEVVDGVMRGCFVCPDASKVWKVYLRRGQPDQASYGYNFLFLGLPYKFGDTRTNPYAGSYKFDWGAARLGRIVNPSETILLVENATVWAFPPYGYVSPVPPNPDSTNTKGSQISANQYVRPRHNNKTNVAWCDGHTSTRDTQELVAAGLWYGNRSQDPRNREQGKAPDNRLWDRL from the coding sequence ATGAAAAACCGAAAGAAAGGATTCACCCTAATTGAGTTGCTTGTGGTCATAGCAATCATTGCTATTTTGGCCGCGATTCTCTTCCCTGTGTTTTTATCTGCAAGGGCTAAGGCACGATCAAGCCAGTGTTTGTCCAACTTGAATCAGCTTGCCAAAGCGTTCCAGATGTATACATCGGACTACGACGAACGCTTCCCTTGCACAGAGATACCCAGGGATAGGTACAATGGGGATTATACCTTAGTAGGCGCAGATCCTGCTTTCCTTTCTCGGGTCTGGGTATCTCGGATTGATCCCTATGTAAAATCGGGAGAGGTAGTAGACGGCGTAATGAGGGGTTGTTTTGTATGCCCCGATGCAAGTAAGGTTTGGAAGGTTTATCTTCGCAGAGGACAGCCTGACCAAGCTAGCTACGGATATAATTTCCTGTTCCTTGGTTTGCCGTATAAGTTTGGGGATACCAGAACCAACCCATATGCAGGAAGCTACAAGTTCGACTGGGGAGCAGCCAGATTGGGACGGATAGTGAACCCATCTGAGACAATCCTGCTGGTGGAGAATGCAACGGTATGGGCTTTTCCGCCCTACGGCTACGTTAGCCCGGTCCCACCAAACCCTGACTCGACTAATACTAAGGGATCGCAAATTTCTGCGAATCAGTACGTGAGACCAAGGCACAATAACAAAACCAATGTCGCCTGGTGTGATGGGCACACTTCAACGCGCGACACTCAAGAACTTGTTGCTGCAGGTCTTTGGTATGGCAATAGAAGCCAGGATCCAAGAAACCGCGAACAAGGAAAAGCCCCAGACAACAGGCTGTGGGATAGATTATAA
- a CDS encoding DUF1559 domain-containing protein, producing MVGKQKGFTLIELLVVIAIIIILAAILFPVFAKARERAMQTTCANNLKQLGVAAEMYQSDWDDVLVPYGAPFQWGQGMWPTLLNPYLKQILGDTMNTEGKLGKLFKCPSAEEDEVASWSAERSYGMNPFCGGWMSDPKNAVVVPLSKVHYPAQTVRIAETWWGSAQKGTFFAPYPTRTDGVAPPGRHNGLNNVLWIDGHVSAMTNERYMHRDNGTGPGGPNVWCRLEGPKPANN from the coding sequence ATGGTTGGTAAACAGAAGGGTTTTACCCTAATTGAGTTGCTGGTCGTAATTGCCATTATTATCATTCTTGCGGCAATACTATTCCCTGTGTTCGCGAAAGCTCGAGAGAGGGCAATGCAGACAACTTGTGCCAACAACCTAAAGCAGCTCGGCGTAGCCGCCGAAATGTACCAGTCTGACTGGGATGACGTCCTCGTTCCTTATGGCGCGCCATTCCAATGGGGGCAGGGCATGTGGCCCACACTGCTGAACCCATATCTAAAGCAAATATTGGGCGACACAATGAATACAGAAGGCAAATTGGGCAAATTATTCAAGTGCCCCAGCGCAGAAGAAGATGAAGTAGCCTCCTGGTCTGCGGAACGCTCATACGGCATGAACCCCTTCTGCGGCGGATGGATGAGCGACCCGAAAAACGCTGTAGTTGTTCCGCTTTCAAAGGTACACTATCCGGCGCAGACTGTCCGAATAGCCGAGACATGGTGGGGATCAGCTCAGAAGGGAACCTTCTTTGCACCGTACCCCACCCGAACGGATGGCGTTGCTCCTCCGGGTAGGCACAATGGTCTAAATAATGTGCTTTGGATAGACGGTCACGTAAGCGCAATGACAAATGAGCGCTACATGCACAGGGATAACGGCACAGGACCAGGTGGTCCAAACGTATGGTGCAGGTTGGAAGGTCCGAAACCGGCAAATAATTAA
- a CDS encoding response regulator: MAKPSILIVDDEPQVLSLLTEALERNEYQTFGAQNAETALELLKRKQIDVIFLDLRMPAMDGAQTLERIRETHPTTPVVIITAYPRDLLVDRAMKLGAFACLIKPFSMADVLAILDVLEIEKAA; this comes from the coding sequence ATGGCAAAACCGAGCATTCTCATTGTTGACGACGAACCTCAGGTATTAAGCCTGCTCACAGAGGCTCTCGAACGCAATGAGTATCAGACTTTTGGAGCCCAGAATGCTGAAACAGCCCTGGAACTCCTCAAAAGGAAACAAATTGACGTAATCTTCCTAGACTTGAGAATGCCTGCCATGGATGGCGCGCAAACCCTCGAGCGAATCAGAGAAACTCACCCTACTACACCAGTCGTAATCATTACCGCTTACCCCCGCGATTTGCTGGTCGATAGAGCAATGAAATTAGGGGCGTTTGCCTGTCTAATAAAACCTTTCAGTATGGCTGACGTCCTTGCCATTCTCGACGTACTAGAAATAGAGAAAGCTGCTTAA
- a CDS encoding 16S rRNA (uracil(1498)-N(3))-methyltransferase: protein MHRFYVPTQQFFDNQAWLSGSQHRQIRNVLRLRIGDLIALFDGSGREFIARIQKIEKDRVLVEILESRIPNTEPSIRLTLGLSLLKGERMDIALQKCTEIGVSEFLIVQAQRSVRRISEDKQNTKLERWRAIVREAAEQSGRTRVPSVEGPFSFENAIIRVKNQGKRFIAWEQEKEVTLRAAVQNIEKVNEVAFFTGPEGSFTVEEIDIAKKHGATTVSLGPRILRAETAAIVGSALIIYNLVGM from the coding sequence ATGCATCGGTTCTATGTACCGACTCAGCAGTTTTTTGATAACCAAGCTTGGCTAAGTGGGAGCCAGCACAGGCAGATACGCAATGTCCTACGTTTAAGAATTGGAGACCTTATTGCCCTGTTCGATGGTTCCGGCAGGGAGTTCATCGCACGGATTCAGAAAATAGAAAAGGACCGCGTTTTGGTCGAGATCCTTGAAAGCCGAATACCGAATACCGAACCGAGCATCCGTCTAACGCTTGGCCTGAGCCTTCTCAAAGGCGAGAGAATGGACATTGCACTGCAAAAGTGCACAGAGATTGGCGTATCAGAATTCCTGATTGTGCAAGCTCAGCGCTCAGTGCGCCGAATAAGCGAAGACAAACAGAACACAAAACTTGAACGGTGGCGCGCAATCGTCAGAGAAGCCGCCGAGCAATCAGGCAGAACCCGCGTGCCAAGCGTGGAAGGTCCATTTTCGTTTGAGAATGCAATAATTCGGGTAAAAAACCAAGGCAAAAGATTTATTGCATGGGAGCAAGAAAAAGAAGTAACCTTACGGGCCGCGGTTCAAAACATAGAAAAAGTAAATGAAGTTGCTTTTTTCACAGGTCCAGAGGGAAGCTTCACAGTCGAAGAAATTGATATCGCAAAGAAACACGGAGCGACCACGGTGTCGCTTGGCCCAAGAATTCTGCGAGCAGAAACGGCGGCTATTGTAGGAAGTGCATTAATTATATACAATTTGGTTGGTATGTAG